Proteins encoded together in one Fundidesulfovibrio magnetotacticus window:
- a CDS encoding carbohydrate ABC transporter permease produces the protein MNAANPYDRGGARLLDTAAAWTLALLWALPLLYAVWTAFHSPEFSTRFHLLAPLTLENFAKAWAAAPFAKYFVNTVLLVTIVLAVQLVLCTLAAYAFAKYDFRFKTLAFALVLMQLMIMPDVLVVENYQTMARIGILDSTLSIGLPYMASAFGIFLLRQTFKTVPKELDDAAAVEGAGVLQILWHVYVPLGRPVYLAYALVSVSYHWNNFLWPLIVTNTVHSRPLTVGLQVFSSTEQGVDWAVITAATLMTSGPLLLGFLLFQRQFVQSFMRAGIK, from the coding sequence ATGAACGCGGCAAATCCCTACGACCGCGGCGGAGCGCGCCTGCTGGACACCGCGGCCGCGTGGACCCTCGCCCTGCTCTGGGCGCTGCCCTTGCTCTACGCTGTCTGGACGGCGTTCCACTCCCCCGAGTTCTCCACGCGCTTCCACCTGCTCGCGCCCCTGACGCTCGAGAACTTCGCCAAGGCCTGGGCCGCCGCGCCCTTCGCCAAGTATTTCGTGAACACCGTCCTGCTGGTGACCATTGTGCTGGCCGTGCAGTTGGTGCTCTGCACGCTGGCGGCCTACGCCTTCGCCAAGTACGACTTCCGCTTCAAGACGCTCGCCTTCGCCCTGGTGCTCATGCAGCTCATGATCATGCCGGACGTGCTGGTGGTGGAAAACTACCAGACCATGGCCAGGATCGGCATCCTGGACTCCACCCTCTCCATCGGGCTGCCCTACATGGCCTCGGCCTTCGGCATCTTTCTCCTGCGCCAGACCTTCAAGACCGTGCCCAAGGAGCTCGACGACGCGGCGGCCGTGGAGGGCGCGGGCGTCCTGCAGATCCTCTGGCACGTGTACGTCCCCCTGGGGAGGCCGGTCTACCTGGCGTACGCCCTGGTCTCGGTGAGCTACCACTGGAACAACTTCCTGTGGCCGCTCATCGTCACCAACACCGTGCACTCGCGGCCTCTCACCGTGGGGCTCCAGGTGTTCTCCTCCACCGAACAGGGCGTCGACTGGGCGGTGATCACCGCGGCCACCCTCATGACCAGCGGGCCGCTGCTGCTCGGTTTCCTCCTCTTCCAGCGGCAGTTCGTGCAGTCGTTCATGCGGGCAGGCATCAAATGA